Proteins co-encoded in one Papaver somniferum cultivar HN1 chromosome 5, ASM357369v1, whole genome shotgun sequence genomic window:
- the LOC113280824 gene encoding polyphenol oxidase A1, chloroplastic-like translates to MSLSHLCTTPICSSITSNNPLRSASTKLSTPSVRLSNPTATISCEHNKQTSRNEASNVTQHVVDRRNVLLGLGGLYGAAGASIGAPLTPPDLTKCHKATDQNTTPHEVDCCPPDYGTAKMVDFTPPSPNDPLRVRKAAHKYNLDDIAKFEAAVAKMKALPTNHPWNYYQQATIHCTYCNGAFNQLNTKTLLQVHGRMYMPPMYLNEKSPLFYEIRNKNHYKSVLDYNYSMGADIPTDTKAVVTNNDDDDDDDEDEE, encoded by the exons ATGTCCCTTTCTCACTTGTGTACCACACCCATTTGCTCTTCAATCACCTCTAACAATCCTCTTCGAAGTGCTTCGACCAAACTTAGCACCCCATCAGTTCGTCTATCAAACCCTACTGCTACCATCTCATGTGAACACAACAAACAAACCAGCAGGAATGAAGCTAGCAATGTAACTCAGCATGTCGTTGATAGAAGAAATGTCCTCTTAGGGTTAGGAGGATTGTATGGTGCCGCTGGCGCTTCTATTGGTGCTCCGTTAACGCCTCCTGACTTAACAAAGTGTCACAAAGCAACGGATCAAAATACTACCCCGCATGAGGTGGACTGTTGTCCACCTGATTATGGTACAGCAAAAATGGTTGATTTCACACCACCTTCTCCTAATGATCCATTACGAGTTCGGAAAGCAGCCCACAAATATAATCTCGACGATATTGCGAAATTTGAAGCAGCTGTCGCTAAGATGAAGGCTTTACCAACCAATCATCCGTGGAACTACTATCAACAAGCTACCATTCATTGTACTTACTGCAATGGTGCCTTTAATCAGTTGAATACTAAAACTTTACTTCAAGTTCATGGAA GAATGTACATGCCCCCGATGTACTTAAatgagaaatcacctcttttctatgAAATTCGTAACAAAAATCATTATAAGTCGGTGTTGGATTACAATTATTCTATGGGTGCCGATATTCCTACGGACACCAAGGCTGTGGTTActaataatgatgatgatgatgatgatgacgaagatGAAGAATAA